In one window of Blastopirellula marina DNA:
- a CDS encoding DUF1501 domain-containing protein, producing MKKCKGNPLSRRNFLTVGAAAGLGLSMSDMFRLQEAQAEIKNYDFIEAKAKSVIHIYLPGGAAQQELWDPKPFSPIEYRGEMKTVKTNTGEYFSEALPKTAQIADKLCIIRSMSHGEAAHERGTHNMFTGYRPSPALKFPSFGAVISHEYGPRKNLPPYVCVPNVPNEYAGTGYLSSSFAPFSLGSDPASGGFKVRDLSLPGGVDDARFYRRRSALDAVNNYFAQKNESDQVAAMDTFYERAYSLVSSPEAREAFNIDAEDAKIRDEYGRNTAGQRMLMARRLVQSGVRMVTLTYGGWDMHQRITDSIKRQVPEFDQAFTALINDLDRQGILDDTLVMVSSEFGRTPKINKDAGRDHWPKVFSVALAGGGLKKGYIHGASNATSSEPELDPVGPEDLATTMYHQLGIVADKELMAPGDRPIEIVDGGKVIKDLLA from the coding sequence ATGAAGAAGTGCAAGGGGAACCCGCTGAGTCGACGTAATTTTCTGACCGTCGGTGCTGCGGCCGGTCTGGGGCTGAGCATGTCCGACATGTTCCGCCTGCAAGAAGCCCAGGCAGAAATCAAGAATTACGATTTCATTGAAGCCAAGGCGAAGAGTGTCATTCATATCTACCTGCCGGGTGGTGCCGCTCAGCAAGAGCTGTGGGATCCGAAGCCATTTTCGCCCATCGAATATCGTGGCGAAATGAAGACCGTGAAGACCAACACCGGCGAATACTTCAGCGAAGCTCTGCCCAAGACCGCTCAAATCGCCGACAAGCTTTGCATCATCCGTTCGATGAGCCATGGTGAAGCCGCTCACGAACGTGGCACGCACAACATGTTCACCGGTTACCGTCCGAGCCCCGCTTTGAAGTTCCCCAGCTTCGGTGCGGTGATCAGCCACGAGTACGGTCCGCGTAAGAATCTGCCTCCTTACGTTTGCGTACCTAACGTACCCAACGAATACGCAGGCACTGGCTACCTCAGCTCTTCCTTTGCCCCGTTCTCGCTCGGTTCCGATCCAGCCAGCGGTGGTTTTAAGGTTCGCGACCTCAGCCTGCCAGGCGGCGTGGATGACGCTCGGTTCTATCGCCGTCGCTCGGCCCTGGATGCCGTCAACAACTACTTCGCTCAGAAGAATGAGTCGGATCAGGTTGCGGCCATGGATACCTTCTACGAACGAGCTTACAGCTTGGTTTCGTCCCCGGAAGCTCGGGAAGCATTCAACATCGATGCCGAAGATGCCAAGATTCGCGACGAATACGGTCGTAATACGGCTGGTCAGCGTATGCTGATGGCCCGACGTCTGGTTCAGTCCGGCGTTCGTATGGTCACCCTGACCTACGGCGGCTGGGACATGCACCAACGCATCACCGACAGCATCAAGCGTCAGGTTCCTGAATTCGATCAGGCATTCACGGCGTTGATCAACGATCTGGATCGCCAAGGCATCCTGGATGACACGTTGGTCATGGTGTCCTCGGAATTCGGTCGTACGCCGAAGATTAACAAAGACGCCGGTCGCGATCACTGGCCGAAAGTCTTCAGTGTGGCATTGGCCGGTGGTGGCCTGAAGAAGGGCTACATCCACGGGGCCTCCAACGCCACCTCGAGCGAACCAGAACTCGACCCAGTCGGTCCAGAAGATCTTGCCACCACCATGTACCACCAGCTGGGCATCGTGGCTGACAAGGAATTGATGGCACCTGGCGATCGTCCGATTGAAATCGTTGACGGTGGTAAGGTCATCAAAGACCTGCTGGCCTAA
- a CDS encoding PPC domain-containing protein — protein MKRLHVLLLATVITTLISANLLAAKPAFSRIVPPGFQRGQEITVTLQGDRLKDAQEILFFEPGVTMKSIEPEDDKKVKVTLNVTPDCRLGQHGMRLRTATGLSDVVLFYVGALPEIEEKEPNNDFKEPQAVEMGTTVNGIIQNEDVDYFVIEAKKGQRITAELTGLRLGLTFFDPYVAILNEQRFELAKSDDEPLLFQDCLCSLLAPEDGKYIIQVRESSYGGNGNCAYRLSVGNFPRPKGIFPTGGKPGEEIEVTWLGDPSGTQTAKIRLPEKEGEFLYYPEDQYGIAPSPNRLFVSSLPAAVEKEPNNDLKAATPMQGPGVASGVIEEKGDYDHFAFPAKKGQEFDVRVYARKDLRSYLDPVVDVYQQSNNKRLGGNDDDGGNIDSYVRVKAEEDTDLVVRVRDHLGSGSPLNIYRVEVTQRSPSLVVEIPEVEQYKARTMSVPQDNYMAVLLTARRENFGGELKFDFNDLPEGIEVITFPMAENTNKLPVLLRAKPDAQLNGKLVDVIAKPTNQDLKVEGHVRQRTMLVRGQNNRDVWGHDTDRMSVAVVEKVPYKLEIVQPKVPVVRDGSMKLKVKATRAEGFEDEIRLRLLDDPPGIGASRSIKIEKGQTEAEIPVTANGGAAIGIHKICVLGTSGLSEVSSPFADLEVADRVVDFAFNQAACEQGQETQIIVGLSAKREFPGEATVELLGMPAGVTTEPVKVNKDAEKAVFNVKVAQDAKDGKHKSIVARITVTENEEPIVQTNGNIELRVDKPLPPKVTPAKPKDEAKKEEAPKPKPERPLSRLEQLRLQKEMGE, from the coding sequence ATGAAACGCCTCCACGTTCTTCTATTGGCTACGGTCATCACGACGTTGATCTCAGCTAACCTCCTGGCTGCCAAGCCAGCTTTCTCGCGGATTGTTCCCCCGGGCTTCCAGCGTGGTCAAGAGATCACGGTGACGCTGCAAGGGGATCGCTTGAAAGATGCCCAGGAGATTCTCTTCTTCGAGCCTGGCGTCACGATGAAATCGATCGAGCCAGAAGACGACAAGAAGGTGAAAGTGACACTGAACGTCACGCCTGATTGCCGTCTTGGCCAGCACGGCATGCGACTGCGAACGGCTACCGGGCTGAGCGACGTGGTGTTGTTCTATGTTGGGGCCCTACCGGAAATCGAAGAGAAAGAACCCAACAACGATTTCAAAGAACCACAAGCCGTCGAGATGGGAACTACCGTCAACGGCATCATTCAGAATGAAGACGTCGATTACTTCGTGATCGAAGCCAAGAAGGGGCAGCGCATCACGGCCGAACTGACCGGTCTACGATTGGGTCTGACCTTCTTCGATCCGTACGTTGCCATCCTCAATGAACAACGTTTCGAGCTTGCCAAGAGTGACGACGAACCGCTGCTGTTCCAGGACTGCCTTTGCTCGCTGCTGGCTCCGGAAGATGGCAAGTACATCATCCAGGTTCGCGAAAGCAGCTACGGTGGCAATGGTAATTGCGCTTACCGCCTGAGCGTTGGCAACTTCCCGCGTCCCAAGGGTATCTTCCCCACCGGTGGCAAGCCTGGCGAAGAAATCGAAGTAACCTGGCTCGGCGATCCTTCCGGCACGCAGACCGCCAAGATTCGCTTGCCTGAGAAAGAAGGGGAGTTCCTGTACTACCCCGAAGATCAGTACGGTATCGCTCCTTCGCCCAACCGCTTGTTCGTTTCGAGTCTGCCAGCTGCGGTCGAAAAGGAACCCAACAACGACCTCAAGGCAGCCACCCCCATGCAGGGGCCAGGCGTCGCCAGCGGTGTCATCGAAGAAAAAGGGGACTACGACCACTTCGCCTTCCCGGCCAAGAAGGGGCAAGAGTTCGACGTCCGCGTCTATGCCCGGAAAGACCTGCGTTCCTACTTGGATCCTGTTGTCGATGTTTACCAGCAATCCAACAACAAGCGTCTGGGGGGTAACGACGACGACGGCGGCAATATCGATAGCTACGTCCGCGTGAAAGCGGAAGAAGACACCGACCTGGTCGTCCGTGTCCGTGATCACCTGGGCTCTGGCAGCCCACTGAACATTTACCGCGTGGAAGTCACGCAGCGATCGCCAAGCCTGGTTGTCGAGATTCCGGAAGTCGAACAGTACAAGGCCCGCACCATGAGTGTTCCGCAAGACAACTATATGGCTGTCTTGTTGACTGCTCGCCGCGAGAACTTCGGTGGTGAACTGAAATTCGACTTCAACGACCTGCCGGAAGGGATCGAAGTGATCACCTTCCCCATGGCCGAGAACACGAACAAGCTGCCCGTCCTGCTGCGTGCCAAGCCCGATGCTCAGCTCAACGGTAAGTTGGTGGACGTTATCGCCAAGCCAACCAACCAAGACCTCAAAGTCGAAGGGCACGTGCGTCAGCGAACCATGCTCGTCCGCGGTCAGAACAACCGCGACGTATGGGGTCATGATACCGACCGCATGTCAGTCGCCGTCGTCGAGAAAGTTCCTTACAAGCTCGAGATCGTGCAGCCTAAGGTCCCGGTCGTCCGTGACGGCTCCATGAAGCTGAAAGTGAAAGCGACGCGTGCCGAAGGGTTTGAAGACGAAATTCGCCTGCGTTTGCTGGACGATCCACCGGGGATCGGTGCCTCGCGTTCGATCAAGATCGAAAAAGGACAAACCGAAGCCGAGATTCCCGTCACGGCCAACGGTGGTGCGGCAATCGGTATTCACAAGATCTGCGTTTTGGGTACCTCCGGACTCTCGGAAGTCTCCTCCCCGTTCGCCGACTTGGAAGTGGCGGATCGCGTGGTCGACTTCGCCTTCAATCAGGCTGCCTGCGAGCAAGGCCAAGAGACCCAGATCATTGTGGGTTTGAGTGCCAAGCGAGAATTCCCAGGTGAAGCAACCGTCGAATTGCTCGGCATGCCAGCCGGCGTGACCACGGAACCGGTCAAGGTCAACAAAGACGCCGAGAAGGCGGTCTTCAATGTGAAAGTGGCCCAGGATGCCAAAGACGGCAAGCACAAGTCGATCGTGGCCCGGATCACGGTTACCGAAAACGAAGAACCAATCGTGCAGACCAACGGGAACATCGAACTGCGAGTCGATAAGCCGCTGCCACCTAAGGTGACTCCTGCCAAGCCAAAGGACGAAGCCAAGAAGGAAGAAGCTCCCAAGCCGAAACCTGAACGTCCACTGAGTCGCTTGGAACAACTGCGACTTCAAAAGGAAATGGGCGAGTAA
- a CDS encoding c-type cytochrome domain-containing protein, translated as MRYTLPLLVLFGLTTLAAAQDAQPAGDKVEKITYEDHVRPILREHCFTCHNQGDAKGGLNLESYGATLEGGASGEVVIAQDVGSSRLFALINGDETPEMPPGQDPIAQEKRDIISKWIELGALENSGSKAKAKKKSGLAMEGPVTTGKPEGPAAMPEGLWKAPVMDLHSSGAITAMAHSPWAPVVAIAGQKQIALYNTDTLKLLGVIPYPQGIPYILRFSRNGEVLMAGGGRGGYAGSVTLFNVRTGKPLITVGDEYDAVLAADVSPDLSQVALGGPQRLVRIYSTADGSLLHEVKKHTDWVTSIAYSPDGVLLATADRSNGLFVWEADTAREYMNLQGHKEGINAVSWQPDSNVLASASADNEVKLWAMVDGKNIKSFGAHGGGAEWVSYTHDGRMVTAGRDKVAKVWAGDGKELAKTPGFADLALRACFNHDSTKIVVGDWSGEIRVYRVEGMQELGKLKAVTPTYDEMIASLQADIGTFDKTAADTSAAATAAKQAFDNHLAAMENSKKAAGDAKAAMDAAAAKVEALKKAIAESEAKQKQQEQEAAAKDADAKKWAGEIAKAEQALNQANAKLADYGKQTQAKSSVVTAAKNAQGEHQKQLDDLKKQLASQQQAIDAAKKKVADLDAKIAEATKQKETTPDDQKESKQKEIDSLAGEKTAAQAEVDKLAAEAKKSTDAIAGKEGELKKDAEQIAAAEAEVKKLQDETNKANGEKANAEKAIAAAKQNKQTADTQLASARAAIDAAKKAKDEANKETGTQQNLIKQYDAEMKKQVEQLKKLEEGKPNVEKAMNDQAAAAKAAADKAAAAKVELEAIKKEKDDFAAYPAKLQAEQQAMMTGIKTQEQQVAEAAAKQAEMEKQMEEKLAQIAKLQAELDKVMEEKSAVYAQLRETKQKVETSTDEMANAQAKLEELKRQSELLQSLYQ; from the coding sequence ATGCGTTACACCCTCCCACTTCTGGTTTTGTTCGGATTGACCACGCTGGCCGCGGCCCAAGATGCTCAGCCAGCCGGTGACAAGGTCGAGAAGATCACCTACGAAGATCACGTGCGCCCGATCCTGCGCGAGCACTGCTTTACCTGTCATAACCAGGGAGATGCCAAGGGTGGCCTCAATCTCGAAAGCTACGGTGCCACGCTCGAAGGTGGTGCTAGTGGTGAAGTCGTTATTGCCCAGGATGTCGGTAGCTCGCGTCTGTTCGCGCTGATCAACGGTGACGAAACGCCAGAGATGCCGCCAGGGCAAGATCCGATCGCACAGGAAAAGCGAGACATCATTTCCAAGTGGATCGAACTGGGGGCACTGGAAAACAGCGGGTCGAAAGCCAAAGCCAAAAAGAAAAGTGGCCTCGCGATGGAAGGCCCCGTGACCACCGGCAAGCCGGAAGGTCCGGCCGCCATGCCGGAAGGTCTGTGGAAAGCCCCGGTCATGGATCTCCACAGTAGTGGTGCCATCACCGCCATGGCTCACAGCCCTTGGGCTCCTGTGGTAGCTATCGCTGGTCAGAAACAGATCGCTCTGTACAACACCGACACGCTGAAACTGCTCGGCGTCATTCCTTATCCCCAAGGCATTCCGTACATTCTCCGCTTCAGCCGAAATGGTGAAGTGCTGATGGCTGGCGGTGGCCGTGGTGGCTACGCTGGCAGCGTGACGCTTTTCAATGTGCGTACCGGCAAGCCGTTGATCACTGTCGGCGACGAATACGACGCGGTCCTGGCCGCCGACGTCTCGCCAGATCTCTCTCAAGTTGCCCTCGGTGGTCCCCAGCGACTGGTTCGTATTTACTCGACGGCCGACGGTTCGCTGCTGCACGAAGTTAAGAAGCACACCGACTGGGTCACCTCGATTGCCTATAGCCCGGACGGGGTCTTGCTGGCAACGGCCGATCGCTCGAACGGCTTGTTCGTTTGGGAAGCGGACACGGCTCGCGAATACATGAACTTGCAAGGGCACAAGGAAGGGATCAATGCCGTTTCCTGGCAGCCTGACTCGAACGTGTTAGCATCGGCTTCCGCTGACAACGAAGTGAAGCTGTGGGCAATGGTCGATGGTAAGAACATCAAGTCGTTTGGTGCCCATGGCGGCGGTGCCGAGTGGGTCAGCTACACTCACGACGGACGCATGGTCACCGCCGGTCGCGACAAAGTGGCCAAGGTCTGGGCCGGCGACGGAAAAGAACTCGCCAAGACGCCTGGCTTCGCCGACCTGGCGCTGCGTGCCTGTTTCAATCACGACAGCACCAAGATCGTCGTTGGCGACTGGTCGGGCGAGATTCGTGTCTACCGCGTGGAAGGGATGCAGGAACTCGGCAAGCTGAAAGCCGTTACTCCCACTTACGACGAGATGATTGCCTCGCTCCAGGCCGACATCGGCACCTTCGACAAGACCGCCGCCGACACCAGCGCCGCCGCGACTGCCGCGAAGCAGGCCTTCGACAATCATCTGGCCGCGATGGAAAACAGCAAGAAAGCCGCTGGTGATGCCAAGGCTGCAATGGACGCAGCTGCCGCCAAGGTCGAAGCGTTGAAGAAAGCGATCGCCGAATCGGAAGCCAAGCAGAAGCAGCAAGAGCAAGAAGCTGCCGCGAAGGATGCCGATGCCAAGAAGTGGGCCGGTGAGATTGCCAAGGCCGAGCAGGCCCTCAATCAGGCCAATGCCAAGTTGGCCGATTACGGCAAGCAGACCCAAGCGAAGAGCTCGGTCGTCACGGCCGCCAAGAACGCCCAAGGCGAACACCAAAAGCAGCTGGACGATCTGAAGAAGCAACTCGCCTCGCAGCAGCAGGCCATCGACGCAGCCAAGAAGAAGGTTGCCGACCTCGATGCCAAGATCGCCGAAGCGACCAAGCAAAAGGAAACGACTCCGGACGATCAGAAGGAATCGAAGCAAAAAGAAATCGATTCGCTGGCAGGTGAAAAGACCGCTGCTCAGGCCGAAGTTGATAAGTTGGCTGCTGAAGCCAAGAAGTCGACCGACGCAATCGCCGGCAAGGAAGGCGAACTGAAAAAGGACGCCGAACAAATCGCTGCCGCGGAAGCGGAAGTGAAGAAGCTGCAGGACGAAACCAACAAGGCCAACGGCGAGAAAGCCAATGCTGAGAAGGCCATTGCCGCTGCCAAGCAGAACAAGCAGACCGCCGATACCCAGTTGGCATCCGCCAGAGCCGCGATCGACGCAGCCAAGAAGGCGAAGGACGAAGCCAACAAGGAAACCGGTACGCAGCAGAACCTGATCAAGCAGTATGACGCCGAGATGAAGAAGCAGGTCGAACAGTTGAAGAAGCTGGAAGAAGGCAAGCCGAACGTCGAGAAGGCTATGAACGATCAAGCCGCCGCTGCCAAGGCCGCCGCTGATAAAGCCGCTGCCGCCAAGGTCGAACTGGAAGCGATCAAGAAGGAAAAGGATGACTTCGCAGCGTATCCTGCCAAGCTCCAGGCCGAACAGCAGGCCATGATGACCGGCATCAAGACCCAGGAACAACAGGTCGCTGAAGCCGCCGCCAAGCAGGCCGAAATGGAAAAGCAGATGGAAGAGAAGCTGGCCCAGATCGCCAAGCTGCAAGCCGAACTCGATAAGGTGATGGAAGAGAAGTCGGCCGTCTACGCTCAGCTTCGCGAGACCAAGCAAAAGGTCGAAACCAGCACCGATGAAATGGCCAACGCCCAGGCCAAGCTGGAAGAGCTGAAGCGTCAATCGGAACTGCTTCAGAGCCTTTACCAGTAG
- a CDS encoding cupin domain-containing protein codes for MDIVNLNDAEPFTTKDGSEIRELLAHRNSAIQAQSLAEARLPPGASTTAHYHPKTEEIYYITHGQGRMQIGEELRDVSVGDAIAIPPGLVHQITNTGEDTLRLLCCCAPGYEHEDTVLLDL; via the coding sequence ATGGATATCGTCAATCTAAACGACGCCGAGCCCTTCACCACGAAAGACGGCTCCGAAATCCGCGAACTGCTGGCCCATCGCAATTCAGCGATTCAAGCCCAAAGCCTGGCCGAGGCCCGCTTGCCACCGGGGGCCAGCACCACCGCCCACTACCACCCCAAAACGGAAGAAATCTACTACATCACCCACGGCCAAGGCCGCATGCAAATCGGCGAAGAGCTGCGCGATGTGAGCGTCGGGGATGCCATCGCCATCCCGCCAGGCCTGGTTCATCAGATCACCAACACGGGCGAAGATACGCTGCGGCTTTTGTGCTGTTGTGCTCCGGGGTACGAGCATGAGGATACGGTGCTGTTGGATTTGTAG
- a CDS encoding DUF1549 and DUF1553 domain-containing protein, with protein sequence MFCLAVSTAQADTAIREINVYPSSIELLTSRDSQHYVVVATRDDDVTLDVTAQATATLASEGSVKRDGNVILPVADGETTLKIEYAGHKVEIPVKVAKATEERPVSFHLDVMPVFMRAGCNTGSCHGAARGKDGFRLSLFGFDPVGDYFRTTREQATRRVNLADPPASLLLEKAIGSVPHTGGKLFEKDSDYYATMLRWLETGAKPDEGEVPRCDRIEIYPPKAVLEGEGAQQSFIVKAFYADGTTRDVTDLAVFMSNNDNSAPIDQHGLCTASKRGEAFVMARFDTHTVGSQVVVLPKDLKYEKPQVVGNYIDELVGSKLHKLRITPSQVCSDEEFLRRATVDITGLLPTEEEYNVFMSDTSADKRAKLVDRLLERKEFSEIWAMRWAELLMIKSTNRVSDKSAFLYYSWLTEQISNDVPLDQMVRDLLSASGGTFSNPPTNYYEIETDTLKTAENVAQVFMGLRTQCAQCHNHPFDRWTMDDYYGFAAFFAQIGRKNTEDYRERIVYNRGGGDVRHLVGNKVMEPKFLGGVEPDMKGRDRREVLAEWLTAPDNPYFASSVANRVWASFFGVGIVDPVDDVRVSNPASNPELYQTLGNKLVEYNYDFKKLVRDICASQAYQRTTVPNDSNKTDTKNFAYAQVRRIPAEQLLDCISQATSHDEKFQGLPLGSRAVQIADGKTSNYFLTTFGRSERATVCSCEASTSPTLSQALHMLNGSATQDKIGRGKLVETWVKEELTNDQIIDKIYIRSLARKPTAEEREKLTAVLKEEENRQRGLEDVFWAVLNSREFMFNH encoded by the coding sequence ATGTTTTGTCTGGCAGTTTCCACTGCCCAGGCCGATACCGCCATTCGCGAAATCAACGTCTATCCCAGTTCCATCGAATTGCTGACCAGCCGCGACTCGCAGCACTATGTTGTCGTCGCCACGCGCGATGACGACGTCACGCTCGATGTCACCGCCCAGGCAACCGCCACGTTGGCCTCGGAAGGCAGCGTCAAGCGGGACGGCAACGTCATCCTGCCGGTCGCCGATGGCGAAACGACTTTAAAGATCGAATACGCCGGTCATAAAGTCGAGATCCCGGTCAAGGTCGCCAAGGCCACCGAAGAACGCCCTGTCAGCTTCCACCTCGATGTAATGCCGGTCTTCATGCGAGCTGGCTGTAACACCGGTAGCTGCCATGGTGCCGCTCGCGGTAAGGATGGTTTCCGTTTGTCGCTGTTCGGTTTTGATCCGGTCGGTGACTATTTCCGTACCACACGCGAACAGGCAACTCGCCGTGTTAATCTCGCCGATCCACCGGCCAGCTTGCTGCTGGAAAAGGCGATCGGTAGCGTGCCGCACACCGGTGGTAAGCTCTTCGAGAAAGACTCGGACTACTACGCTACGATGCTGCGTTGGTTGGAAACGGGTGCGAAGCCCGACGAAGGGGAAGTGCCCCGATGCGACCGCATCGAGATCTACCCACCCAAGGCGGTCCTCGAAGGGGAAGGGGCCCAGCAGTCGTTCATCGTTAAAGCGTTCTACGCGGACGGTACTACCCGCGACGTGACCGACTTGGCTGTCTTTATGTCCAACAACGACAACTCTGCTCCGATTGACCAGCACGGCTTGTGCACGGCATCGAAACGTGGCGAAGCGTTCGTCATGGCTCGCTTCGACACCCATACTGTCGGTAGCCAGGTGGTCGTCTTGCCGAAAGATCTGAAGTACGAAAAGCCTCAGGTGGTCGGCAACTACATCGACGAACTCGTCGGTTCCAAGCTGCATAAGCTGCGTATCACGCCAAGCCAGGTTTGTTCGGACGAAGAGTTCCTCCGTCGTGCCACGGTCGACATCACCGGCCTGTTGCCCACGGAAGAAGAATACAATGTGTTCATGTCCGACACCTCGGCAGACAAGCGTGCCAAGCTGGTCGATCGTTTGCTGGAACGCAAAGAGTTCTCCGAAATCTGGGCCATGCGTTGGGCCGAGTTGTTGATGATCAAGAGCACCAACCGCGTGAGCGACAAGTCGGCGTTCCTGTACTACAGCTGGTTGACCGAACAGATCTCGAACGACGTTCCGCTGGATCAGATGGTTCGCGACCTGTTGTCCGCATCGGGCGGTACGTTCAGCAACCCGCCGACCAACTACTACGAAATCGAAACCGATACCCTGAAGACGGCCGAAAATGTGGCTCAGGTTTTCATGGGCCTCCGAACGCAGTGTGCCCAGTGCCACAATCATCCGTTCGATCGCTGGACGATGGACGACTACTACGGCTTTGCCGCGTTCTTCGCTCAGATCGGTCGCAAGAACACCGAAGACTACCGCGAACGGATCGTCTACAATCGCGGTGGTGGTGACGTTCGTCACCTGGTCGGTAATAAGGTCATGGAACCGAAGTTCCTCGGCGGCGTCGAGCCTGACATGAAGGGACGCGACCGTCGTGAAGTGCTCGCCGAGTGGCTGACCGCTCCCGACAACCCGTACTTCGCCAGCAGCGTGGCCAACCGCGTTTGGGCCAGCTTCTTCGGCGTTGGCATCGTCGATCCTGTTGACGACGTCCGCGTGAGCAACCCGGCTTCAAACCCCGAACTGTACCAGACGTTGGGTAACAAGCTGGTCGAGTACAACTACGACTTCAAGAAGCTCGTCCGCGACATCTGTGCCTCGCAGGCCTATCAGCGTACGACGGTACCCAACGACAGCAACAAGACCGATACCAAGAACTTTGCCTATGCCCAGGTGCGTCGTATCCCGGCGGAACAGCTTCTGGACTGCATCAGTCAGGCCACCAGCCACGACGAAAAGTTCCAGGGTCTGCCCCTTGGTTCGCGTGCCGTGCAGATTGCCGATGGTAAGACGTCGAACTACTTCCTGACGACCTTCGGACGTAGCGAACGTGCAACGGTTTGTTCGTGCGAAGCATCCACCTCGCCGACCTTGTCGCAGGCCTTGCACATGCTCAATGGCTCGGCCACGCAAGACAAGATCGGTCGCGGTAAGCTGGTCGAAACTTGGGTCAAGGAAGAGCTGACCAACGATCAGATCATCGACAAGATCTACATCCGCAGCCTGGCCCGAAAGCCGACCGCGGAAGAACGAGAGAAACTCACGGCGGTTCTTAAAGAAGAAGAGAATCGGCAACGCGGGCTCGAAGACGTCTTCTGGGCGGTCCTCAACTCGCGCGAGTTTATGTTTAACCACTAA
- the cysK gene encoding cysteine synthase A, with product MPRNKTFNDACNAIGDTPMIHINRLIPQGGAEVYAKCEWFNPLNSVKDRIGYAMIADGEKRGVVTKDTHIIEPTSGNTGIALAFVCAAKGYKLTLTMPESMSLERRALLRAMGANLVLTPAADGMKGAINTAAEMAEKDPNGWMPGQFDNPANPAIHEATTGPEIWADMEGNVDVLISGVGTGGTITGISRFIKSKNPDFISIAVEPKNSPVISGGQPGKHRIQGIGAGFIPKNLDTSIVDEVVQVDDEDAFEYGRLLAKEEGLVAGISSGAAIWAAKQVAARPEMKGKRIAVILCSLGERYLSTPLFGGLDG from the coding sequence ATGCCCCGAAATAAGACGTTTAACGACGCATGCAACGCCATCGGCGATACCCCGATGATACATATCAATCGGTTGATCCCCCAGGGTGGGGCCGAGGTTTACGCCAAGTGTGAATGGTTCAACCCGCTTAACAGCGTCAAAGACCGCATCGGCTACGCCATGATCGCCGACGGCGAGAAGCGCGGCGTTGTGACCAAAGACACCCACATCATCGAGCCAACTTCCGGCAACACAGGCATCGCCCTGGCCTTTGTTTGTGCCGCCAAGGGTTACAAGCTGACGCTGACCATGCCGGAATCGATGTCGTTGGAACGTCGTGCCCTGCTGCGTGCGATGGGTGCGAACCTGGTTCTGACACCAGCTGCCGATGGCATGAAGGGTGCCATCAACACGGCCGCCGAAATGGCCGAGAAAGACCCCAACGGCTGGATGCCTGGCCAGTTCGATAACCCGGCCAACCCAGCGATTCACGAAGCGACCACCGGCCCCGAAATCTGGGCCGACATGGAAGGCAACGTCGACGTGTTGATCTCTGGCGTCGGCACCGGCGGAACGATCACCGGTATTTCGCGGTTCATCAAGAGCAAGAACCCAGACTTCATTTCGATCGCCGTCGAACCCAAGAACAGCCCCGTGATTAGCGGCGGTCAGCCGGGCAAGCACCGCATCCAAGGGATTGGTGCTGGCTTCATTCCAAAGAACCTGGACACCTCGATTGTTGATGAAGTGGTTCAAGTCGACGACGAAGACGCCTTCGAGTACGGCCGACTGCTGGCCAAGGAAGAAGGCCTGGTCGCCGGCATCAGCAGTGGTGCCGCCATCTGGGCCGCCAAGCAGGTTGCCGCTCGGCCTGAAATGAAGGGAAAGCGAATCGCCGTCATCCTGTGCAGCCTGGGCGAACGCTACCTGTCGACACCACTGTTCGGTGGCCTGGACGGCTAA